The following are encoded together in the Candidatus Zixiibacteriota bacterium genome:
- a CDS encoding phosphoglycerate kinase: MNKVTVSDINFRGRKVLVRVDFNVPLDDKQNITDDRRIRAALPTLRKILGDGGAVIACSHLGRPKGGPDPKQSLRPVARRLQELLSKPVTFAEDCIGPEASNLVGRMKPGDVVLLENLRFHSEEEKNIPEFARKLASLADIYVNDAFGSAHRAHASTEGVTRFFDQSVAGFLMERELHYLGNALTNPVRPFAAILGGAKISGKIDVLQHLIGKVDVLIIGGGMVFTFAKALGYAIGDSLLEADRVEMAREIMAKAEASAVKLILPVDAVIAAEIDANAKTKVVPIRQIPDGMKGLDIGPESIKLISKALADIKTVLWNGPMGVFECPPFAEGTFAVARMLADLTDKGATTVVGGGDSASAVSRSGLESKLSHISTGGGASLEFLEGKVLPGVAALTDQTKVGAV; encoded by the coding sequence ATGAACAAGGTGACCGTTTCCGACATCAATTTCCGCGGACGCAAGGTTCTGGTGCGTGTAGATTTCAACGTCCCGCTGGATGACAAACAGAATATCACCGATGATCGCCGCATCCGCGCCGCGCTTCCGACGCTGCGGAAGATTCTCGGCGACGGCGGCGCGGTGATTGCCTGCTCGCACCTGGGGCGTCCCAAGGGCGGGCCCGATCCGAAACAGTCGCTTCGCCCGGTGGCGCGGCGCCTGCAGGAGCTGCTGAGCAAACCGGTCACGTTTGCCGAGGACTGTATCGGACCCGAGGCGTCCAACCTGGTCGGCCGGATGAAACCCGGCGACGTGGTGCTCCTGGAAAATCTCCGCTTCCACTCGGAAGAAGAAAAGAACATCCCTGAGTTCGCCCGCAAGCTGGCGTCGCTCGCGGATATCTATGTGAACGACGCCTTCGGCTCGGCCCATCGTGCCCACGCCTCGACTGAAGGCGTCACGCGCTTTTTCGACCAGTCTGTGGCCGGCTTCCTGATGGAGCGGGAACTGCACTACCTGGGCAACGCGCTGACCAATCCGGTGCGCCCGTTTGCGGCGATACTCGGCGGCGCAAAGATCTCGGGCAAGATCGATGTGCTTCAGCATCTGATCGGCAAGGTCGATGTGCTGATCATCGGCGGCGGCATGGTCTTCACGTTTGCCAAAGCGCTGGGATATGCGATTGGGGATTCGCTACTGGAGGCCGACCGGGTCGAGATGGCTCGCGAAATCATGGCTAAAGCCGAAGCGTCCGCGGTCAAACTGATTCTGCCGGTTGACGCCGTGATCGCCGCGGAGATCGATGCCAACGCCAAGACAAAAGTAGTGCCGATCAGGCAGATTCCCGATGGCATGAAAGGTCTCGATATCGGGCCGGAGTCGATCAAGCTGATCTCAAAAGCTCTGGCCGATATCAAGACAGTTCTCTGGAACGGTCCCATGGGCGTATTCGAGTGCCCGCCGTTTGCCGAGGGAACTTTCGCGGTTGCCCGTATGCTGGCCGACCTGACCGATAAGGGCGCCACCACCGTTGTTGGAGGCGGTGATTCGGCATCGGCAGTTTCGCGCTCCGGTCTGGAAAGCAAGCTGAGCCACATATCCACCGGCGGGGGGGCCTCGCTGGAGTTTCTGGAGGGCAAGGTGCTGCCGGGCGTGGCGGCGCTGACCGATCAGACGAAAGTAGGGGCCGTCTGA
- a CDS encoding retropepsin-like aspartic protease: MAAALKLTTNTIRALSAACFSMLLVGQAAAFNLDSLLIQSVGGPAAVDRLRNMTTSYAAGTAILNGLPGSYEVYVAIPDNLCMEMKLGPFALAQAFDGATAWQRDHNGQVSELSGYEKRALLSQVYFQTYSFLLENRLPGEREYLGIETRGGRPMHRVGFYPLYTDTVYSYFDTTTGYQSFDVITVDNLEIVTEYSDHAIRGGVLMPLTSRSSVPAAQTEMRITVDSVAFNLPVDPRRFVRRTSTVDFRFPAGHDSVVVPFELIAGHIYFHAQVNGRLLRFILDSGASANMFHRPALDGLDLPVVGNLPAIGVAGYEHVDLVRTDSINIGGLVLLGQVGGALDLSVVTGGSKAEPPFGGILGYDFLSRFPVLIDYQAGTLTFFNADNFQPPDGGHEVPFELTLQIPTIEAELLGLPGRYIVDLGNAFGLIVHSDFSRKHDLVSRLGDVSDLPHEIGGLGGGLSGKTAYAASFSFGDVRITDLRIMLPDSGSGLAGSVELAGNIGNLLLKQFRVLFDYGHQQLVFYDIAGSGE, translated from the coding sequence ATGGCCGCCGCGCTAAAGCTGACGACGAACACGATTCGCGCGCTTTCGGCAGCCTGCTTCTCGATGCTGCTGGTCGGGCAGGCAGCGGCCTTCAATCTCGACTCGTTGCTGATTCAATCAGTAGGTGGCCCGGCCGCAGTGGACAGGCTGCGGAACATGACGACCTCGTATGCCGCGGGCACGGCCATATTGAACGGCCTCCCCGGCTCGTACGAAGTGTACGTCGCAATACCGGACAATCTGTGCATGGAGATGAAACTCGGCCCGTTTGCATTGGCGCAGGCTTTCGACGGCGCCACGGCCTGGCAGCGTGATCACAATGGCCAGGTGAGCGAACTCAGCGGCTACGAGAAGCGCGCTTTGCTCAGCCAGGTTTACTTTCAAACATATTCGTTCCTTCTCGAAAACCGCCTTCCCGGAGAGCGCGAGTACCTCGGTATCGAAACCCGCGGCGGGCGGCCCATGCACAGAGTCGGCTTTTACCCGCTGTACACCGACACGGTATACTCGTATTTCGACACGACCACCGGGTACCAGAGCTTCGACGTAATTACAGTCGACAACCTGGAAATAGTGACCGAGTACTCGGATCATGCTATTCGCGGCGGTGTTTTGATGCCGCTTACATCGCGCTCGAGTGTGCCGGCCGCACAGACCGAAATGCGGATCACGGTCGACAGCGTTGCGTTCAATCTGCCGGTCGACCCGCGTCGGTTTGTTCGCCGAACTTCCACGGTCGATTTCCGGTTTCCGGCCGGCCACGATTCGGTGGTGGTGCCGTTCGAACTGATCGCCGGGCATATTTATTTTCACGCTCAGGTGAATGGAAGGCTGCTTCGTTTCATTCTCGATTCGGGTGCCTCAGCCAACATGTTCCATCGGCCTGCTCTCGACGGCCTTGACCTGCCGGTGGTGGGTAACCTACCGGCAATCGGAGTGGCGGGATACGAGCACGTAGACTTGGTTCGGACCGACTCGATCAATATCGGCGGCCTCGTTCTGCTGGGGCAGGTCGGGGGGGCACTCGACCTGAGCGTTGTTACCGGCGGATCGAAGGCCGAGCCGCCGTTTGGTGGTATTCTCGGCTACGACTTCCTGTCACGTTTTCCGGTGTTGATCGACTACCAGGCCGGTACTCTAACGTTTTTCAACGCCGACAACTTTCAGCCACCCGATGGCGGACATGAGGTCCCCTTTGAGCTCACGCTGCAGATTCCCACAATCGAGGCCGAGCTGCTGGGGCTTCCGGGGCGGTACATCGTCGATCTGGGTAATGCCTTCGGGCTTATCGTCCACAGCGATTTCAGCCGGAAGCACGACCTCGTTTCCCGGCTGGGCGACGTCTCAGACTTGCCCCACGAGATCGGCGGTCTGGGTGGCGGGCTGAGCGGAAAGACCGCCTACGCGGCCAGTTTCAGTTTCGGGGACGTCCGGATCACCGATCTGCGTATCATGCTGCCGGACAGCGGCAGCGGGCTGGCCGGGTCGGTGGAACTGGCCGGAAATATAGGCAATTTACTCCTCAAACAGTTTCGAGTTCTGTTTGACTATGGCCATCAGCAACTGGTATTCTACGATATTGCCGGCTCTGGCGAATGA
- the gap gene encoding type I glyceraldehyde-3-phosphate dehydrogenase → MKVGINGFGRIGRLVFRAARGTNIEVVGLNDITDAKTLAHLLKYDSIHGRYPDEVGVDGDKIVVAGKKIPVFAILDPAKLAWKDLGVDVVLECTGRFTKKEDAAKHIQAGARKVLISAPAKGHDGTFVLGVNSDQYDKSKHHVVSIGSCTTNCLAPVAKVLHDTFRIERGFMTTIHSYTADQRLQDAPHKDLRRARAAAMSMVPTSTGAAKAIADVLPDLKGKLDGCAIRVPTPDGSLVDLTVLVGRETTAEEVNAAMKKAATSGPLSKTLQYCEDPIVSTDVIGNPHGSIFDSEYTNVKGNLVKVFAWYDNEWGFSCRMVDMMLMM, encoded by the coding sequence ATGAAGGTAGGGATCAACGGCTTTGGACGAATCGGCCGCCTGGTGTTCCGCGCTGCCCGCGGCACCAATATAGAGGTGGTCGGGCTAAATGATATCACCGACGCCAAAACGCTGGCGCATCTGCTGAAATACGATTCCATTCACGGGCGATACCCGGACGAGGTTGGGGTCGACGGGGACAAGATCGTGGTCGCCGGAAAGAAGATTCCGGTCTTTGCGATTCTCGACCCGGCCAAGCTTGCGTGGAAGGACCTCGGCGTGGACGTGGTCCTTGAATGCACCGGCCGGTTCACCAAGAAAGAAGATGCGGCCAAGCACATCCAGGCGGGTGCGCGCAAGGTGTTGATATCTGCGCCGGCTAAAGGGCATGACGGGACGTTCGTACTTGGTGTGAACTCAGATCAGTACGACAAGTCGAAGCACCACGTGGTCTCTATCGGCTCGTGTACGACTAACTGCCTGGCGCCGGTCGCCAAGGTGCTGCACGATACTTTTCGCATCGAGCGCGGCTTCATGACGACCATCCACTCGTACACGGCCGACCAACGCCTACAGGATGCGCCGCACAAGGACCTTCGCCGCGCTCGCGCCGCCGCCATGTCCATGGTGCCGACCTCCACCGGGGCGGCCAAGGCCATCGCCGACGTGCTTCCGGATTTGAAAGGCAAGCTGGACGGCTGCGCGATTCGCGTCCCGACACCGGATGGATCCCTGGTTGACCTCACAGTATTGGTAGGCCGCGAAACCACGGCCGAAGAGGTCAATGCCGCCATGAAAAAGGCGGCCACGTCAGGGCCGTTAAGCAAGACATTGCAGTACTGCGAGGATCCGATTGTCTCGACCGACGTAATCGGCAACCCCCATGGATCTATTTTCGATTCTGAGTATACTAATGTGAAAGGCAACCTGGTTAAGGTGTTCGCCTGGTACGACAACGAGTGGGGCTTCTCCTGCCGGATGGTCGATATGATGCTGATGATGTAA
- a CDS encoding outer membrane beta-barrel protein produces MSYKTVFQPMRQGRKSRVLSIATAFVSLVLCLNTAQVAAQSGTEADDPVTHAFLNSNQAGVRLGGWSNQGATPPDSLQVSANSFYQNDIGSGSFYLEGFFGFRLSRALMLEFSLGLVSRGDVYLVEETGGSSIGTLQVYPILAKVKFYPSARPIAGLFPYLLAGGGVYYGRHDIQFVTGIDAAYRAAFGENSKTDFSYVLGGGIDWPVASVVALDLNAQYMPVKFSGNLIGVDDYSSLTITVGVKYLASRKAKKEHPHRLLSRR; encoded by the coding sequence ATGAGCTACAAGACCGTTTTTCAGCCTATGAGACAAGGACGCAAGTCACGCGTACTCAGCATCGCAACGGCCTTCGTCAGTCTGGTTCTCTGCCTGAACACAGCTCAGGTTGCCGCTCAGTCCGGCACCGAGGCGGATGATCCTGTCACACATGCTTTCCTGAACTCGAACCAGGCCGGCGTAAGGCTGGGAGGCTGGTCCAACCAGGGAGCCACGCCACCCGACAGTCTGCAGGTTTCAGCCAACAGCTTCTATCAGAACGATATTGGGTCAGGGAGTTTCTACCTGGAAGGATTCTTCGGCTTCCGCCTGAGCCGCGCTCTCATGCTCGAGTTCTCACTGGGCCTGGTGAGCCGCGGCGACGTGTATCTCGTGGAGGAAACCGGTGGCTCGAGTATTGGCACCCTGCAAGTCTACCCGATCCTGGCCAAGGTCAAGTTCTACCCGTCCGCAAGGCCTATTGCCGGCTTGTTCCCGTATCTTCTGGCGGGCGGCGGAGTCTATTACGGACGTCATGATATCCAATTCGTAACCGGCATTGACGCGGCTTATCGTGCGGCGTTCGGCGAGAATTCCAAGACTGATTTCAGCTACGTGCTGGGCGGCGGTATCGACTGGCCGGTGGCCTCGGTAGTCGCGCTCGACCTCAACGCCCAGTACATGCCGGTGAAATTCTCCGGCAACCTGATCGGCGTGGACGACTACAGTTCACTGACCATAACCGTCGGCGTGAAGTATCTCGCCTCCCGTAAAGCAAAGAAAGAACATCCACATAGATTGCTTTCAAGGAGATAG